In Physeter macrocephalus isolate SW-GA chromosome 9, ASM283717v5, whole genome shotgun sequence, the DNA window AAGCCAAAACAACCAATGGATAGTAAAGAGGGATGTGAACCGCAGAGTGCTTCTCCCCAGTCAAAAGAACATCAGGGAGATGGCAGAGGCTCCCCAAAGCAGGACTCACCTTGTATCCATCCATCTGAAGACAGTATGGATATGGAGGACAGTGATATTCAGATTGTTAAGGTAGAATCTATTGGGGATGTATCAGAGGTTAGAAGTAAAAAAGATCAGAACCAGTTTATTTCATCTGAACCCACTGCTTTACATTCATCAGAGCCCCAGCACTCCCTGATAAATTCAACTGTGGAAAACAGAGTAAGTGAAATAGAACAAAACCACCTCCACAATTATGCCCTGTCTTACACAGGCAGTGATAACATCATCATGGCCTCAAAAGATGTCTTTGGGCCTAATATTCGAGGTGTAGACAAAGGCCTACAGTGGCATCACCAATGCCCAAAGTGTACCAGGGTGTTTCGTCACCTGGAGAACTAcgccaaccatttaaaaatgcacaaactCTTTATGTGTCTACTCTGCGGCAAGACTTTTACTCAGAAAGGCAACCTTCATCGACACATGCGTGTGCATGCCGGCATTAAACCTTTCCAGTGTAAAATCTGTGGGAAAACCTTTTCTCAGAAGTGTTCCTTACAGGATCATCTTAACCTTCACAGTGGAGATAAGCCCCATAAGTGTAACTATTGTGACATGGTTTTTGCACATAAGCCAGTTTTGAGGAAACACCTTAAACAGCTGCATGGCAAAAACAGCTTTGATAATGCCAATGAAAGAAATGTGCAAGACCTCACAGTGgactttgattcttttgcatgtacaACAGTCACAGACTCGAAAGGGTGTCAGCCACAGCCTGATGCGACACAGGTCCTGGATGCAGGTAAACTGGCCCAAGCTGTCCTGAACTTAAGGAATGATAGTACTTGTGTGAATTGAGTAGGGCCTTTATGCTCCTAACTAGAACTGACTGCGAACAATGGCAAGTCTGAGTCTTTTTAGGAGTGATTTTGCGAATTTGACTTCTCCAAAGCCTCTGTGCTCTGGAAGTCATAGGGGTGAGTCAAAGCACTAATAGACCAGGCAACTTGCCACTTGGAGTGGTCTTGCCTTCCTTTTGCCCTTTCCCATGTtctgttttgaattatttatcctgtgatgtctgttttcctttcccaAGGAGTATTCCACCTGTCTACCTAACATTGACTTATGTCTTAGACTGACACTGTTTTAGACTTTTCACAGGGCACATTCTGAAGGTACCAACAAGTTAATAATATCACCTCCAATCCACTAATAGATGCTATGCTAAGAGAAGCGAATAATATTTTTCACTGGCAGAAAATAAGCTGAGATATAAGGAGATATTGCTGTTGGCCTGAATATGTGATAGAATTTGTAGTTGCCTTGCCTACTGATAATTCATCTATgtctgataaatgaatgaatctgcTTCCTACAATTTGTACTTGTCTTGGAGCTGGCTATAAAGTATTTTAGATTATTCTGTACTCTTTTCAACAGTATATGGCCCAACTTCACATCACTGAAGTTCACATAGACCAGAGTACAATATTTTTAGCAACACCTGCAGACAGATAGTTAGGAATCAGCATGGGGAGCATAACCAACAAAGAATAGTACAGTTGTACAACAGTACTTATTTGGGACGTCTTCCCCAAAAAGAAGCCAGATGTTTATAATTAATCTCTAACTTACTTGGTGATGCTTTTGAAGTCAGGATTGCTCCAGGCACATTTAAAGTGTGCTAACGCATAATGGTCTCTCTAAAAAGGGGCTATCTGGAGTCATTCTCTAGGCTTTGTTTTAGAAGTTAGCCATCAGTAAGGTGAGTTTCGCCTTCAGAGTTTTGTCCAGTGTATTGTAATAGTCTCTGAATTCTCATTTCCTTGTGTACCTTAACTTCTAAAATGGATGAAAAAAGTGGGTCACAGGAGCAGTCAGGTTTTTGCATTTAGATATTTCTATAAAGGTACATAGTCCCACCTTGTCACCTCTGATAGATCACTAATACAAAGTTGATTTTCcattatggaaaaacaaaacaactgtttTTCCTAAAGCACATGTTATagttcagaaataaaattttgagtcTTATTAGTTTCTGACCCATGAGTTAGATTTAGGTAATAGGAGTGTTTGAGTCCGTAGAGAATCTTAAGAGATCATTTAGTCCACCTCCCTTTTTTTAAGTTGGGATATCCAAAGCCCAAAGAGGTGGCCTGGCCAAGGTTAGCCAAAGTAGATAAGTAACTAAATATGAGCTATGGTCTCCTCACTTCTCACTGTCCCTTGGCTTAAAAAGATTTAGTCCGTGATCAAGAATACCTTAATAAAAAGTTCCTAGTTTGTGCTTCCCCTCTGTGAATCACTGTTTGCTTTCTGAGACATCCTggattttgcaaataaaacatcacagaaggatttatttttgtaagttaattattttttggttAGGATGAATATTACATTTTTCCTAAGCAAGTGACTGATTTGCTAGGTGTTGATTAGGAAGGGCAAGGACAAGTAAGAATAATGTGAGAAGGATCCAAATGGAAACTGATTTTGTCTTGAAACAGTGTTTATTTGGTTTCTATCaggattttctgtttttgtttctgagcTATGAGAGTCCATGTACAGATAAACCAAAAATTAGTTTTAACTTGAGTAGTCAGAGGGAGTTCTTAAAGTTGTTATAATTTGATGCATTTATATGTGAATCTGATTTGAAGTATAATTTCTACCTtttgttaaaagattttaaatgagaataaaattgaGTGATAAGACTAACAGGTATCTATGCCTAATGTCACTCATTATATGGTCTAATGATGCTGCCTAGCATTCTGGTTTTTATATGATCCAGCCAAAGAGTACCAGTTCTATGCAACAGTGAGACACTAACATGTTAACCAATGTTTCACTATTTTCTCTGAACATCATTTTATCACAGGGAAATTTCAAGTTGGAGTGCTTCCTCTGCTTACATTCATGTCCTGTTTTTGTTACTGGTTTGAAGACTAAAAGGCATGGGTTCAAATAAGATTGGTCTCTTTGGTTGGAGACTATTCCTGGATTCATTCAGACATTCAAgagacatttattgaacacctactattgccaggcactatgctagataCTGAGGATATGAAGGTAAGATTGctatggtccctgccctcacagagcttacagtctCATGTAGTCTTAGTGAGATAAGGTGTCAATTTGGTTTTATCctaggaagaataaagaaaactgcCTTGCTTTCTTTGATCACTTTAAATTAGCATCTTGATGGTTTTATATCACTAAATCTTCTAGTTCTCACCTTTTTCAACTGCAAACTACTGACATGGTTTACAGTGTCTCCCATTTCTTGGCTGGAGAggtgttctgtttctgtgagacattttcttaattttggtggtacttgacttttctctttctttgtttatacATGTTTCTTAGATTGCATTGCAAAGTGGTCAAGTTACTGATATCAAATATGTTTTACAGGGGAAGATGACTTTCAAAACTAGTCGTATTCTTGTAGAggaggaagattttttaaaaccttagaCATTCAGCATTTGTATTTTATGGATCCCCAGGATAACTAAAAAGGAGAGAGGGCTCTCTTTACCatagtttggtttttaaaaaattactgtgtcacagttatttatttattatttaattttaaaggcaAACTCCAAACTGAAGTGGCTCTGAGGTAAATCagatgtagttttaatttgttttagtttctttattaGAAGGTCTATAAATGGAGGGTGACCAGTGTCACTTCTTCTAAGATATTATCCTAAACAAACAACCCAGAACATTTTATTTCAGCTGGTGAATAGCTGTTCTAAATCTGTTGTATGTTAGACATACTGTGAACTACCTCTTCACTTATTATTGGGAAGTTTCCTTAATAAAAGTTTGACAATTAAAGCTCTGATGTCAgtggtttattttctctctcccgTCCTGCTTCCCTTTCCAATTGCTTGAATTTGAATACAGGAATGCTTTCTTCACTCCTATTCTTGAAAAGACATTAATCAAGCACGCTGAGCTTGGCTTCAGAAGCAAATCTGGGCTAACCAGAAATTGTTACTAGGGTCCGTTACTTCCTCCTGTGCTATTGACTGAGGGGATGGAGCAACTGCTTTTAAGAATTAGCTGAGACATTCCTTCATTTGGCAAATCCTTGATGCCTACTAAGTTCTAGACTTCGGGAATGCAAGGAGCAGTAAGTCACTGTCCTAAATACCTCTGCCTAGGTGGGACACATTTCAATACAGGTACGATAATTGCCGTCATTAAGGCAGCCAAAGGGTTTACTGGTTCCCAATTGGGAGCCAAGTAATTCACGGGCAGTTCAGGATGGCTTCAGGGATGATGTGATTTATGAACGATGGATGAATGGGATTTTGAGGGATGAATGGTAGGAGGGCTAGGGCATGTTGGAGGAAACAGCCGGGCCAACGGTTGAGATAGAAGGCCTGGGTTTGCCAAGGACGTGAGAGGGGTAGGGGCGTGGGGAGGAAGCGATAGGTTGAGCGGTGAGGTGGGATCCAGATCCTGATGGGGCATTAGCTAGGCAATCTCGAATACTGATCCCGATGGCACTCTCCTCTCCTTACCTCCGCCAccttttaaattgtatatttcaGGGTAAGCAGAGGACCTGGCTCCTAATAATCCGGGAGGGCCTCCCAGGGGTCCCGGTTCTGGGTACTCTGACAGACGCGCTGTACCCCATCTTCACAACCCGTCTGCTATTCGGATGTTGAGGAGAGCTCACGGAGGGGACCGGCTTGAGTACCGAAAGTGGGACAGGAGAGATGGGACATGCCAGAATTCGGGGGCCTTTCTGTTATTCCAGGTGTAGGGGGGAGTAAGGGAGACTGTCTCAGGATGTCCTTCCGGGACGCCCAGCGGGCCCCAGTGAAGAATGAAGCTAGTTGACACCGGATGTGTTTCCTCCCAGGCTGACCCCACCTTCCGCCCTGGGCCGCCGCTGCAGCGGAAAGCTCGGCTCTGGTTTCTGAGTCGGTGAGTGAGCGCGTGGGAAACTCCGGCAGTTGGGGAAGccggaggaggaggcggcggagGAGGAGGGCAGCAGCGAGGCGCGGCCCGGGAGTGGCTGGAGGGGTGCTGCAGGCACCTGGCCGTCAGGACCTTGTTCCTGGCAGGCTTGGCTCGGGAAGACCTATGTGGCGAGCTGGAGGATCTTCCAGGCCACCTGGGGTCCGGATTCAGTTCAACAGATATTCCCGAAGCTGCCCCTGCGCTCGCTGCAGGAACTCAAATGAACCAGGCTCCTTTTCGTGGTGTTCTGAGAGCAACTGACTCTGTCCGGGAGACGGGTGGTTAAATCTTACTTGATTTGAGCCTTCAGCCAAATCACTAGCTGAAAGCGCGAATGTAACATGTGCAAAGGTGTAATTGGGTCTTCTTGTCTGGCCAGTGATGAAAATCTAAATATCAAAGAAGCTTCAGTGTAAAAGATAGAGGAAAGGTAAAGCCATAACGTTGGTGAAGGCCAAATAATGAAAGATCTTGTATTTGCTAAGAAGGTTAGGCTGTCCTGGAGGTAGAGGAGAGCAATGGAGGATTTAAAGCAGAAGagtaaaagagaattttttttaaagttttaaaagatgttaaTCTGGTGGCACTTAGGAGGGTAGTTTGGAATGTAGGAGAGTGTGGTATCAAGGAGACTGCATGGGTCCAGGTGAACAGAAGGAAGACCTGCAGTAGTGATGAGGAGTAGGAAGTCTGGAGATTACATTAAGGTTTCTAATTTGGGAAACTGAGTTAAGTCCACTTAGTAGTGCGCATTAACAATGTCCTTGACCATAAGGGACATACAGTTTAGTCaaggagaaaaacatagaaaCTGTTGAGTACATTTCAACATAATAAGTTCTGTAACAGAAGTATGAAAAATGTACCACAAGATCATAGAGAAATGCGTTTTATTTTTCTGGGTCTTGAGATGGTTATATAGGGGTTCATTCTTAGCGCCCAGATTAGAATTTGAGTTGTCTTTTACCCAGTTTAGGTTTAggattttttgattgtttgtttttactatCACAGTGTAGGAAAGCATCCCCGATCCTTACATcaatgtttatgttttattttgcttagattgtgaccatggctgctgagtctgaTGTTCTGCACTTCCAGTTTGAACAGCAAGGAGATGTAGTCTTGCAGAAAATGAATCTCTTGAGACAGCAGAATTTATTTTGTGATGTGTCAATTTATATTAATGACACTGAGTTCCAGGGGCACAAGGTGATTTTAGCTGCTTGCTCCACTTTTATGAGAGATCAATTTTTACTCACGCAGTCAAAACATGTCAGAATCACCATCTTGCAGAGTGCAGAAGTTGGCAGAAAATTGTTGCTCTCTTGCTACACTGGGGCACTTGAAGTTAAAAGGAAAGAGCTTTTGAAATACTTGACTGCTGCTAGTTACCTTCAGATGGTTCACATTGTGGAAAAGTGCACAGAAGCTTTGTCAAAATATCTGGAAATTGAtctttctatgaaaaataacaatCAACATGCTGACCTGTGTCAATCCTCTGATCCAGATGttaagaatgaagaagaaaattcagATAAAGACTGTGAGATCATTGAAATTTCAGAGGATAGTCCTGTAAACATAGATTTCCATGTTAAAGAAGAAAGCAATGCTTTACAGTCTGCAGTAGAGAGCTTGAcatcagaaagaaaggaaatgaagtcacCGGAGCTGTCTTCAGTAGACATAGGTTTTAAAGACAATGAAATTCGTATCCTCCATGTGGAATCTATCAGTACTGGGGATGTAGAAAATGAGAAGTTTTCACAGCCTTGTACCTCTTCAAAAGCAAGCATGTATTTCTCGGAAACACAGCATTCACTGATCAATTCTACAGTTGAGAGCAGAGTGGCAGAAGTTCCTGGGAATCAAGATCAGGGCTTATTTTGTGAGAATACTGAAGGAAGTCATGGTACAGTGAATGAGATTCAGAATCTAGAGGATGCTTTTTCCCTGAGGCACCAGTGCCCCCGGTGCCCTCGGGGGTTTCTTCACGTTGAAAACTATCTGCGCCACCTTAAGATGCATAAACTGTTCTTGTGCTTACAGTGTGGGAAAACatttacacaaaagaaaaatctcaaccgGCACATTCGAGGGCACATGGGCATACGGCCCTTTCAGTGTACTGTATGCCTGAAGACATTTACTGCTAAAAGCACACTTCAAGACCACTTGAACATACACAGTGGGGATCGGCCATACAAATGCCACTGTTGTGACATGGATTTCAAGCACAAATCTGCTCTCAAAAAGCACTTAACCTCTGTCCATGGCAGAAGCAGTGGTGAAAAACTACCCAGGCATGATATGGAAAGGCAAAATCGACTATAATTAGAATCACACCTTGCTATGTAAGCCTTACATCATTCTGTTAGGCAAGTCTTTCTATAGAAATGCAGCATTTGTAATATTGAGTTTCCAACCCTATCTTTGGGTCTTATTTTTGGTCTACCTACACAAGTTATTCTTTCTGAACTTGTACTACCAGTTCCAAAGTGTGGGAGACATGTTAAAGCTGAGAGGATGCTGTCTCATCTCATACATTATATATAAGTCCCAGTGGTTTACCTAGAGAAATAGTGTTCCTCTTAAATATTCTTGATTGTAGTGACAGAGGATCCAGCATTATTTCCAGATTCTGATTTTGAGTCTCTAGATAATTGATATAAGTGTAAAATCCAACCATACCATAACTTCAATAAATTAGgataatggaaagagaaaataaattttaaaacatactattACCCAttattagtgattttaaaaacagaactagtgaattttttttttaaccaactatTGGATTCTAAACTAAACACCAAGGTATCTTGTTTTAAACCATAAAGGAACACAATTCAAATTCATTTGGAAGTAGCAGACTTTCCTTATACATAAGCTAATATTCCTTACAATAATATTTCCATGAGTTGTTagtatacatattttagaaacgATTAATTGGGCCCaggtttcttgatttttttttaatacggttacatttaataattttgtgGCCAGTAAAATTATACCATTGGCATGAAGCTCtaagatattttttctgtttcctttttgaaatttattttattttatttgttggttAACGTACAGTAAAATTGACCTTTGTTTTTGCTgcacagttctatgaatttttacatatgtacagATTTATGCAACCACCACTGCAATTaggatacagaacattccatcacgCTCCAAAACTCCTTTATGCTTCCCCTTTGTAGTCAGCTCCTCATCCTAGCGCTAAACCCAGGCAACAGTTCTCCATcactataattttgccttttatcataaatggaacCTTATAGTATGttcctctttattaaaaaaaattatttatttcttttggctgcactggatcttagttgcagcacacgggatcttttagttgcggcatggggacttcttggttgcagcatgcatgtgggatctagttccctgaccagggatcgaacccaggccccttgcattgggagcacggagtcttacccactggactaccagggaaatcCATAGCATGTTCCCTTTTGAtatgcttttttcactcagcataatgcctttgagactcatccatgttgctgtgtgtgtcagtagttcattcctttttttatcttGAATTGGCAATACATATTAGTTTTCTTACTGTCACTAGATGAGCAGTTAAAATAGGGGTAGCTATTAGTAGTCTCTTAATAAcctttttcatttacattaatgCAATTTGTATAACCCTtcctagagttttcttttttcatttttcctgaagtGTTCTATTTGCCTTTTCCCCCTCAGTTTTATGAGATGTACTTGACATACATCACTTtatgagtttaaggtgtatagcataatgTTCGGACTTACATATATTGAAATACTTAGTGCAATAAATTTAGTAAGgatccatcatctcatagagatacaataaaaagagaaagcaaaaaaccattttatttttctttttatgaggat includes these proteins:
- the ZBTB26 gene encoding zinc finger and BTB domain-containing protein 26, whose translation is MSERSDLLHFKFENYGDSMLQKMNKLREENKFCDVTVLIDDIEVQGHKIVFAAGSPFLRDQFLLNDSREVKISILQSSEVGRQLLLSCYSGVLEFPEMELVNYLTAASFLQMSHIVERCTQALWKFIKPKQPMDSKEGCEPQSASPQSKEHQGDGRGSPKQDSPCIHPSEDSMDMEDSDIQIVKVESIGDVSEVRSKKDQNQFISSEPTALHSSEPQHSLINSTVENRVSEIEQNHLHNYALSYTGSDNIIMASKDVFGPNIRGVDKGLQWHHQCPKCTRVFRHLENYANHLKMHKLFMCLLCGKTFTQKGNLHRHMRVHAGIKPFQCKICGKTFSQKCSLQDHLNLHSGDKPHKCNYCDMVFAHKPVLRKHLKQLHGKNSFDNANERNVQDLTVDFDSFACTTVTDSKGCQPQPDATQVLDAGKFQVGVLPLLTFMSCFCYWFED
- the ZBTB6 gene encoding zinc finger and BTB domain-containing protein 6 — protein: MAAESDVLHFQFEQQGDVVLQKMNLLRQQNLFCDVSIYINDTEFQGHKVILAACSTFMRDQFLLTQSKHVRITILQSAEVGRKLLLSCYTGALEVKRKELLKYLTAASYLQMVHIVEKCTEALSKYLEIDLSMKNNNQHADLCQSSDPDVKNEEENSDKDCEIIEISEDSPVNIDFHVKEESNALQSAVESLTSERKEMKSPELSSVDIGFKDNEIRILHVESISTGDVENEKFSQPCTSSKASMYFSETQHSLINSTVESRVAEVPGNQDQGLFCENTEGSHGTVNEIQNLEDAFSLRHQCPRCPRGFLHVENYLRHLKMHKLFLCLQCGKTFTQKKNLNRHIRGHMGIRPFQCTVCLKTFTAKSTLQDHLNIHSGDRPYKCHCCDMDFKHKSALKKHLTSVHGRSSGEKLPRHDMERQNRL